Proteins encoded in a region of the Cinclus cinclus chromosome 19, bCinCin1.1, whole genome shotgun sequence genome:
- the KYAT1 gene encoding kynurenine--oxoglutarate transaminase 1 isoform X1: MSRPVQARRLEGIDKNIWVEFVKLAATYSKVNLGQGFPDFPAPDFLTEALTRALGGGNHMLHQYTRAFGHPPLVKVLAQFFEKLLGRDLDPMTNVMVTVGAYQALFCCFQALVDEGDEVIIIEPFFDCYEPMVKMAGGTPVFVPLRPNPPRDGKLMSSADWQLDPAELASKFNERTKAIVLNSPNNPLGKVFSRGELGLIAELCVKHDVLCISDEVYEWLVYDGKRHIRIASLKGMWDRTVIVGSAGKTFSATGWKVGWVVGPDRLLQHLRTVHQNSVYHCATIAQEAVAQGFQRELMLYGKPESYFVQLPKELQQKRDWLVQSLDDVGMKPIIPEGTYFLVADISQFKSDVPEVPNSDEPYDYRFAKWMVKNKGLAAIPLSAFYSEAHKNNYTNFIRFCFAKEEATLKAASDILQKWKQEKTSS, encoded by the exons GGTGGAGTTTGTAAAACTGGCTGCTACCTACTCCAAGGTGAACCTGGGCCAGGGCTTCCCTGACTTCCCTGCACCAGACTTTCTGACAGAGGCACTCACGAGAGCCCTCGGCGGGGGAAACCACATGCTGCACCAGTACACCCGTGCCTTC GGCCACCCACCTCTGGTGAAGGTCCTAGCCCAGTTTTTTGAGAAGCTGCTTGGACGAGACCTGGATCCTATGACCAACGTGATGGTGACTGTGGGGGCATACCAGGCCCTGTTCTGCTGCTTCCAGGCTTTAGTGGATGAAGGTGATGAG GTGATAATCATTGAACCCTTCTTTGACTGCTATGAGCCGATGGTGAAAATGGCTGGTGGGACACCTGTGTTTGTGCCTCTGAGACCG AACCCTCCAAGAGATGGAAAATTGATGTCTAGTGCAGACTGGCAGCTGGACCCAGCTGAACTGGCTTCTAAATTCAATGAACGGACAAAAGCCATCGTCCTGAACTCACCCAACAACCCTCTGGGCAAG gtGTTCAGCCgtggggagctggggctgattgcagagctgtgtgtgaaGCACGACGTGCTGTGCATCAGCGACGAGGTGTACGAGTGGCTGGTCTACGACGGGAAGCGACACATCCGCATCG CCAGTTTGAAAGGGATGTGGGACCGCACGGTGATCGTCGGGAGTGCTGGGAAGACCTTCAGTGCCACTGGATGGAAG GTGGGCTGGGTTGTGGGACCTGACAGGCTGCTGCAACACCTCCGTACTGTGCACCAGAACTCGGTGTACCACTGTGCCACAATTGCCCAG GAGGCCGTGGCTCAGGGCTTCCAGAGGGAGCTCATGCTCTATGGAAAACCAGAGAGCTACTTTGTCCAGCTGCCtaaggagctgcagcagaagagAGACTGGCTGGTTCAGAGCCTGGATGATGTGGGGATGAAACCCATCATTCCCGAGGGCACCTACTTCCTGGTGGCAGACATCTCCCAGTTCA AATCTGATGTCCCTGAAGTTCCCAACTCAGATGAGCCCTATGACTACAGATTTGCAAAGTGGATGGTCAAGAATAAG GGGCTTGCTGCCATCCCACTCTCTGCTTTCTACAGCGAGGCCCACAAGAACAACTACACCAATTTCATCCGGTTCTGCTTTGCAAAG GAGGAAGCAACACTGAAGGCAGCAAGTGACATACTGCAAAAATGGAAACAGGAGAAAACCAGCTCCTGA
- the SPOUT1 gene encoding putative methyltransferase C9orf114 homolog, with product MADTESSVGKRPKGLQVEDRKVDWRRWKQERKAEKKKWKELKLLKKLEKQRMRELAEQQAQTQEEQKEDRGRHHTLSVALPGSILNNAQSLELRTYLAGQIGRACAIFCVDEIVVFDECGEDVRSVEGDFEGIGRKGKACVQLARILQYLECPQYLRKSFFPKHADLQFAGLLNPLDSPHHMRVDEDLEYREGVVLEKPAKPGRGSFVNCGMRKDVRIDKQLNPGLRVTVHLEKPQNPETKVQKGTVVSSQHPREVSGLYWGYSVRLASCLSAVFSECPFKEGYDLSIGTSERGSSVDQVTLPSFRHALVVFGGLEGLEAGVDVDPNLEVTDPSVLFDFYVNTCPSQGSRTIRTEEALLISLSALRPHLEEAVKTPRDS from the exons ATGGCGGACACGGAGAGCAGCGTGGGGAAGCGGCCCAAGGGCTTGCAG GTTGAGGACAGGAAGGTGGACTGGCGGCGCTGGAAGCAGGAGA gaaaagcagagaagaagaaatggaaggaattgaagctgctgaagaaacTGGAGAAACAGCGGATGCGAGAGCTGGCAGAACAACAAGCCCAGAcgcaggaggagcagaaggaagacaGAG gCCGTCACCACACGCTGAGCGTGGCCCTGCCTGGCTCCATCCTGAACAACGCGCAGTCGCTGGAGCTGCGCACGTACCTGGCGGGACAGATCGGCCGGGCCTGCGCCATCTTCTGCGTGGATGAGATCGTGGTGTTCGACGAGTGTGGAGAGGATGTGAG GAGCGTGGAGGGGGATTTTGAAGGCATTGGGAGGAAAGGCAAGGCTTGTGTGCAGCTGGCTCGGATCCTGCAGTACTTGGAGTGCCCTCA GTACTTGAGGAAATCCTTTTTTCCAAAACACGCAGATCTGCAGTTTGCAG GGCTGCTCAACCCCCTGGACAGCCCCCACCACATGCGGGTGGATGAGGACTTGGAGTACCGGGAGGGCGTCGTGCTGGAGAAGCCAGCGAAGCCAGGCAGAGGCTCTTTTGTTAACTGTGGGATGAGGAAG GACGTGCGGATTGACAAACAGCTGAACCCTGGTCTGCGGGTCACCGTGCACCTGGAGAAGCCCCAGAATCCAG aaACCAAAGTGCAGAAAGGCACTGTGGTGTCCTCACAGCATCCCCGGGAAGTCTCAGGCTTGTACTGGGGTTACAGTGTGCGCCTAGCCTCCTGCTTGA GTGCTGTCTTTTCTGAGTGCCCATTCAAAGAAGGCTATGATCTCTCCATTGGGACCTCAGAGCGGGGCAGCTCCGTGGACCAGGTCACTCTGCCCTCCTTCAG GCATGCCCTTGTTGTATTTGGAGGCCTTGAGGGCTTGGAAGCTGGGGTTGATGTGGACCCAAACCTGGAGGTCACCGACCCAAGTGTCTTGTTTGACTTCTACGTGAATACGTGTCCCAGCCAAGGCAGCAGAACCATCCGTACAGAG gaagcactGCTGATCTCTCTGTCTGcgctgaggccacacctcgagGAGGCTGTGAAGACACCCAGAGACAGCTGA
- the KYAT1 gene encoding kynurenine--oxoglutarate transaminase 1 isoform X2, with translation MSRPVQARRLEGIDKNIWVEFVKLAATYSKVNLGQGFPDFPAPDFLTEALTRALGGGNHMLHQYTRAFVIIIEPFFDCYEPMVKMAGGTPVFVPLRPNPPRDGKLMSSADWQLDPAELASKFNERTKAIVLNSPNNPLGKVFSRGELGLIAELCVKHDVLCISDEVYEWLVYDGKRHIRIASLKGMWDRTVIVGSAGKTFSATGWKVGWVVGPDRLLQHLRTVHQNSVYHCATIAQEAVAQGFQRELMLYGKPESYFVQLPKELQQKRDWLVQSLDDVGMKPIIPEGTYFLVADISQFKSDVPEVPNSDEPYDYRFAKWMVKNKGLAAIPLSAFYSEAHKNNYTNFIRFCFAKEEATLKAASDILQKWKQEKTSS, from the exons GGTGGAGTTTGTAAAACTGGCTGCTACCTACTCCAAGGTGAACCTGGGCCAGGGCTTCCCTGACTTCCCTGCACCAGACTTTCTGACAGAGGCACTCACGAGAGCCCTCGGCGGGGGAAACCACATGCTGCACCAGTACACCCGTGCCTTC GTGATAATCATTGAACCCTTCTTTGACTGCTATGAGCCGATGGTGAAAATGGCTGGTGGGACACCTGTGTTTGTGCCTCTGAGACCG AACCCTCCAAGAGATGGAAAATTGATGTCTAGTGCAGACTGGCAGCTGGACCCAGCTGAACTGGCTTCTAAATTCAATGAACGGACAAAAGCCATCGTCCTGAACTCACCCAACAACCCTCTGGGCAAG gtGTTCAGCCgtggggagctggggctgattgcagagctgtgtgtgaaGCACGACGTGCTGTGCATCAGCGACGAGGTGTACGAGTGGCTGGTCTACGACGGGAAGCGACACATCCGCATCG CCAGTTTGAAAGGGATGTGGGACCGCACGGTGATCGTCGGGAGTGCTGGGAAGACCTTCAGTGCCACTGGATGGAAG GTGGGCTGGGTTGTGGGACCTGACAGGCTGCTGCAACACCTCCGTACTGTGCACCAGAACTCGGTGTACCACTGTGCCACAATTGCCCAG GAGGCCGTGGCTCAGGGCTTCCAGAGGGAGCTCATGCTCTATGGAAAACCAGAGAGCTACTTTGTCCAGCTGCCtaaggagctgcagcagaagagAGACTGGCTGGTTCAGAGCCTGGATGATGTGGGGATGAAACCCATCATTCCCGAGGGCACCTACTTCCTGGTGGCAGACATCTCCCAGTTCA AATCTGATGTCCCTGAAGTTCCCAACTCAGATGAGCCCTATGACTACAGATTTGCAAAGTGGATGGTCAAGAATAAG GGGCTTGCTGCCATCCCACTCTCTGCTTTCTACAGCGAGGCCCACAAGAACAACTACACCAATTTCATCCGGTTCTGCTTTGCAAAG GAGGAAGCAACACTGAAGGCAGCAAGTGACATACTGCAAAAATGGAAACAGGAGAAAACCAGCTCCTGA